Proteins found in one Amycolatopsis umgeniensis genomic segment:
- a CDS encoding ABC transporter permease subunit, whose translation MRLAERGMPFVVALVAIAVGYGLSVGLDGYFVYLGMSAVVAGISLLGLGVVTGSAGMISLCQLTFGAVGAWTVSALNEAQAPGGFLTWLLLGGVAAGAVGVLVGLPALRLRGINLAVVTLGLAAAADLALVQLQFPGVSGGISVERPDAFSDDRSYFQLAVVVLVLCCLAVYFLRRGRWGSAWQAVAFSERGTAAAGTSVRTSKLTAFAVSATLGGISGGLLTGQVGLAFPASFTAIQSLALYVLAIMSGAHLIDMAVFGAVLWVGVPELLKRWGIPQDWGFVVFGVLGVQALASGGNLGTTVRQVWYRRSKKEPAKLDLAAGASTVEPVSPGPPVLTVRGLSVNFGHVAALSSVDIAVPEHGVLGVIGPNGAGKSTLVDAISGFLPNAEGSVELGGSPLTGSPSNRARAGLRRTFQQDRVPPGLTVGAYLKFLARRRLTADEIGEALDFFGCPAARTPLSQVDVGARRLVEVVGHLLARPRVLLLDEPAAGLPHEEHVAFGERLRQVPARFGVSVLLIEHDLDLVRSVCDTITVLDFGRVLASGPQAEVLADPAVLKAYMGETELL comes from the coding sequence ATGCGGCTCGCTGAACGCGGGATGCCGTTCGTGGTGGCCCTGGTGGCGATCGCGGTGGGCTACGGCCTGAGCGTCGGGCTCGACGGGTATTTCGTCTATCTGGGCATGAGCGCCGTCGTCGCGGGGATCTCGTTGCTCGGGCTCGGCGTGGTCACCGGCAGCGCGGGGATGATCTCGCTGTGCCAGCTGACCTTCGGCGCCGTCGGTGCCTGGACGGTGTCGGCGCTGAACGAGGCGCAGGCGCCCGGCGGGTTCCTCACCTGGCTGCTGCTCGGCGGTGTCGCCGCCGGAGCGGTCGGGGTGCTCGTCGGGCTCCCGGCGTTGCGGCTGCGCGGGATCAACCTCGCCGTCGTCACGCTGGGGCTCGCCGCCGCGGCCGACCTCGCCCTGGTCCAGCTCCAGTTCCCCGGTGTCTCCGGTGGGATCTCGGTCGAACGGCCGGACGCCTTCTCCGACGACCGGTCCTATTTCCAGCTCGCCGTCGTGGTGCTGGTGCTGTGCTGCCTGGCGGTGTACTTCCTGCGCCGCGGGCGCTGGGGCAGCGCCTGGCAGGCGGTGGCGTTCTCCGAGCGCGGGACGGCGGCCGCGGGCACGAGCGTGCGGACGTCGAAACTGACCGCGTTCGCGGTGAGCGCCACCCTCGGCGGGATCAGCGGCGGCCTGCTCACCGGGCAGGTCGGACTGGCCTTCCCGGCCAGTTTCACCGCGATCCAGTCGCTGGCGCTGTACGTGCTGGCGATCATGTCGGGCGCGCATCTGATCGACATGGCCGTGTTCGGCGCGGTGCTGTGGGTCGGCGTGCCGGAACTGCTGAAGCGCTGGGGAATCCCGCAGGACTGGGGATTCGTGGTGTTCGGGGTGCTCGGCGTCCAGGCGCTGGCCAGTGGCGGGAACCTGGGCACCACGGTGCGGCAGGTGTGGTACCGGCGGTCCAAAAAGGAGCCCGCGAAACTCGATCTGGCCGCCGGGGCGAGCACTGTCGAACCGGTGTCCCCGGGGCCGCCGGTGCTCACCGTGCGCGGTCTGAGCGTGAACTTCGGGCACGTGGCCGCCTTGTCCTCGGTGGACATCGCGGTACCGGAACACGGGGTGCTCGGCGTGATCGGACCGAACGGCGCCGGCAAGTCGACGCTGGTCGACGCGATCAGCGGATTCCTGCCGAACGCCGAAGGTTCAGTGGAATTGGGCGGCAGCCCGCTGACCGGGTCGCCGTCGAACCGGGCGCGCGCCGGGCTGCGCCGGACGTTCCAGCAGGACCGTGTCCCGCCGGGGCTGACGGTCGGCGCCTATCTCAAGTTCCTCGCCAGGCGACGGCTCACCGCCGACGAGATCGGCGAGGCCCTGGACTTCTTCGGCTGCCCCGCGGCCCGCACCCCACTGTCGCAAGTGGACGTCGGCGCCCGCAGGCTGGTCGAGGTCGTCGGGCATCTGCTGGCGCGGCCGCGTGTCCTCCTCCTCGACGAGCCCGCCGCCGGTCTCCCGCACGAGGAGCACGTCGCGTTCGGGGAACGGCTTCGGCAGGTCCCCGCGCGGTTCGGGGTGTCGGTGCTGCTCATCGAGCACGACCTCGATCTGGTGCGGTCGGTCTGCGACACGATCACCGTGCTCGATTTCGGCCGCGTGCTGGCGTCGGGCCCCCAGGCCGAAGTGCTCGCCGATCCGGCCGTGCTCAAGGCGTACATGGGTGAAACGGAGCTGCTGTGA
- a CDS encoding branched-chain amino acid ABC transporter permease — protein sequence MLQGALAGLAAGGLYAVLAVCLTLMSRLVRVVNFAQSATGMFGCYVAVFLSVDLGLPMWLATIAGILLGGLLSALLGWIVSTWLAEADTGTRSAVTVAVLLLLISLSFILFGNKPQPFHPILDGPALTVGGVVISQVTVVTVALAVLVAVASRIVLSRTPAGVQLRALSERPTTAELLGIPAKRLSIAVWAVTGVVSTLVISIVAPSQSNDATSLAMLVVPASAAALLGGFRRLDLAVAGGLGLGLIQGAAAQVDGLSVVRYFLPFAVIVALLLWSQRKEVWDAAR from the coding sequence ATGCTGCAGGGAGCGCTGGCAGGCCTGGCCGCCGGCGGACTGTACGCGGTGTTGGCGGTGTGCCTGACGCTGATGTCGCGGTTGGTGCGGGTGGTGAACTTCGCCCAGTCGGCCACCGGGATGTTCGGCTGCTACGTGGCGGTGTTCCTGTCCGTCGACCTGGGACTGCCGATGTGGCTCGCCACCATCGCGGGGATCCTGCTCGGCGGGCTGCTCAGCGCGCTGCTCGGCTGGATCGTGTCCACGTGGCTCGCCGAGGCGGACACCGGCACCCGCTCGGCGGTCACCGTGGCGGTGCTGCTCCTGCTGATCTCGTTGTCGTTCATCCTGTTCGGCAACAAACCGCAGCCGTTCCACCCGATCCTCGACGGTCCGGCGCTCACCGTCGGCGGCGTGGTGATCAGCCAGGTCACCGTGGTCACCGTCGCGCTGGCCGTACTGGTCGCGGTGGCCAGCCGGATCGTGCTGAGCCGGACCCCGGCGGGGGTCCAGCTCAGGGCGCTGTCCGAACGCCCGACGACGGCGGAACTGCTGGGCATCCCGGCGAAACGGCTCAGCATCGCGGTCTGGGCTGTCACCGGCGTGGTCAGCACGCTGGTCATCTCGATCGTCGCGCCGTCGCAGTCGAACGACGCGACGTCGCTGGCGATGCTGGTGGTCCCCGCGTCGGCGGCGGCCCTGCTCGGCGGGTTCCGCCGGCTGGACCTCGCTGTCGCGGGCGGACTGGGCCTCGGCCTGATCCAGGGTGCGGCCGCGCAGGTCGACGGCCTTTCGGTCGTGCGGTATTTCCTGCCGTTCGCGGTGATCGTCGCTCTGCTGCTCTGGTCGCAGCGCAAGGAGGTGTGGGATGCGGCTCGCTGA
- a CDS encoding ABC transporter substrate-binding protein produces the protein MKPARRIVALSAAVLLATAGCAGAESGSSGPIVVGSVNALSGAATFPEASQAAKAVFDAANASGGVNGRQIQYKALDDKGDPAAAAAAAREVVGRDEAVALVGSSSLIECEINNKYYEQQKILSIQGIGVDPACFTSPNIAPANVGPYHDMTLTLLYGSETLKLNDICALLEIAGNTLPSYQAAIDEWSAITGKKLKYLDATVPYGGSDYTSYIVKARNAGCKAITVNPVEPDSIGQLKAAAAQGWNDVTWLLLTSVYSENYAKAITNAGAGVYVPAEFYPFTDSTSPQNKDWRELMTKNNIPLTSFSQGGYLAAKYFLEVAKGISGDVTRESVTKALREMKPITDPMVGTPYVFGPGQTHHDNTAGWPIKLASGTNKWELVANDWLRIPKK, from the coding sequence GTGAAACCCGCGCGGCGCATCGTCGCCCTCTCCGCGGCCGTCCTGCTCGCCACCGCGGGCTGCGCCGGAGCCGAAAGCGGTTCGAGCGGCCCCATCGTGGTCGGTTCGGTCAACGCGCTGAGCGGCGCGGCCACCTTCCCCGAAGCGTCGCAGGCGGCGAAGGCGGTCTTCGACGCCGCCAACGCCAGCGGCGGCGTGAACGGCAGGCAGATCCAGTACAAGGCCCTCGACGACAAGGGTGACCCGGCGGCGGCCGCCGCCGCGGCCCGCGAGGTCGTCGGCCGCGACGAGGCGGTGGCGCTGGTCGGCTCGTCCAGCCTCATCGAGTGCGAGATCAACAACAAGTACTACGAGCAGCAAAAGATCCTGTCCATCCAGGGCATCGGCGTGGACCCGGCGTGCTTCACCAGCCCCAACATCGCCCCGGCCAACGTCGGTCCGTACCACGACATGACGCTGACCCTGCTCTACGGCTCGGAAACGCTGAAACTCAACGACATCTGCGCGCTGCTGGAGATCGCGGGCAACACGCTGCCCTCGTATCAGGCGGCCATCGACGAGTGGTCGGCCATCACCGGCAAGAAGCTCAAGTACCTCGACGCGACCGTGCCCTACGGCGGTTCCGACTACACCTCCTACATCGTCAAGGCCCGCAACGCCGGTTGCAAGGCGATCACGGTGAACCCGGTCGAGCCGGACTCGATCGGGCAGCTCAAGGCCGCCGCCGCACAGGGCTGGAACGACGTCACGTGGCTGCTGCTCACCAGCGTCTACAGCGAGAACTACGCCAAGGCCATCACCAACGCCGGTGCCGGGGTGTACGTCCCCGCCGAGTTCTACCCGTTCACCGACTCGACCAGCCCGCAGAACAAGGACTGGCGTGAGCTGATGACGAAGAACAACATCCCGCTGACCTCGTTCAGCCAGGGCGGTTACCTGGCGGCGAAGTACTTCCTCGAGGTCGCGAAGGGGATCAGTGGTGACGTCACCCGCGAGTCGGTGACCAAGGCGCTGCGCGAGATGAAGCCGATCACCGATCCGATGGTCGGCACGCCGTACGTCTTCGGCCCCGGCCAAACCCATCACGACAACACCGCGGGCTGGCCGATCAAACTCGCCTCCGGCACCAACAAATGGGAACTCGTGGCGAACGACTGGCTGCGGATTCCCAAGAAGTAA
- a CDS encoding nuclear transport factor 2 family protein, producing MSNSDIIAAHYAASDRGDLAGMLAPLGPETTWTEAAGFPYAGTYTGPDEVKEKVFGAIANDWDGYGFALDELADAGDTVIGIGTYQGKHRETGRSFTARVAHVWKFDDGKVTSFEQIVDSVPVVNAAENR from the coding sequence GTGTCCAATTCAGACATCATCGCCGCGCATTACGCCGCGAGCGACCGGGGCGATCTGGCGGGCATGCTGGCCCCGCTCGGTCCCGAGACCACCTGGACGGAGGCCGCCGGATTCCCCTACGCCGGCACCTACACCGGCCCGGACGAGGTCAAGGAAAAGGTCTTCGGCGCGATCGCGAACGACTGGGACGGCTACGGTTTCGCACTCGATGAGCTCGCCGACGCGGGTGACACGGTGATCGGCATCGGCACCTACCAGGGCAAGCACCGCGAGACCGGCCGCTCGTTCACCGCCCGCGTCGCGCACGTGTGGAAGTTCGACGACGGCAAGGTCACCTCGTTCGAGCAGATCGTCGACTCCGTGCCCGTCGTGAACGCCGCGGAGAACCGGTGA